One Microbacterium trichothecenolyticum DNA window includes the following coding sequences:
- a CDS encoding iron-siderophore ABC transporter substrate-binding protein, with the protein MSRFRALAALAVGSALVLTGCAGSSTTESGASEGSTGADGAFPVTLTNVFGETTISAKPERVVTVDWGNQDVALALGVVPVAMPKVIYGDEDGDGLLPWTKDKLAELGAETPVLMDESNGYDYEAIADAQPDVILAAYSGMTQEQYDTLSKIAPVVTFQNVAWGTTWQDMTVLDGTALGLKDEAEALVADKEKHITDEAAKYPAIAGKKSLLTYYDPTNLSTLGFYNTLDPRMGYLEELGLAPSSYVASQSAASDTFWFTPSTEQIENFTDVQVMVAYGADGMIAAMQADPLLSKVPAVANGAIAVIESGSTLSSAITPTPLNIGTTYGDEYIGLVGAAAEKAAS; encoded by the coding sequence GTGTCCCGATTCCGCGCTCTGGCGGCCCTCGCCGTCGGTTCCGCCCTTGTCCTCACCGGCTGCGCCGGCAGCTCGACCACCGAATCCGGCGCGTCGGAGGGATCCACCGGGGCCGACGGCGCTTTCCCCGTGACCCTGACAAACGTCTTCGGCGAGACGACCATCTCCGCCAAACCTGAGCGCGTCGTCACGGTCGACTGGGGCAACCAAGACGTCGCTCTCGCACTCGGCGTCGTCCCGGTCGCCATGCCCAAGGTGATCTACGGCGACGAAGACGGCGACGGCCTGCTCCCCTGGACGAAGGACAAGCTCGCCGAGCTCGGCGCCGAGACCCCCGTGCTCATGGACGAGAGCAACGGCTACGACTACGAGGCGATCGCCGACGCGCAGCCCGATGTCATCCTCGCCGCGTACTCCGGCATGACGCAGGAGCAGTACGACACGCTCAGCAAGATCGCGCCGGTCGTGACGTTCCAGAACGTCGCCTGGGGCACCACCTGGCAGGACATGACCGTCCTCGACGGCACCGCGCTCGGCCTCAAGGACGAGGCAGAGGCGCTCGTCGCCGACAAGGAGAAGCACATCACGGACGAGGCGGCGAAGTACCCCGCCATCGCCGGCAAGAAGTCGCTCCTCACCTACTACGACCCGACCAACCTGTCGACGCTCGGCTTCTACAACACGCTCGACCCGCGCATGGGCTACCTCGAGGAGCTCGGGCTCGCCCCGTCGTCCTACGTCGCCTCGCAGTCGGCCGCGTCGGACACCTTCTGGTTCACCCCCTCCACCGAGCAGATCGAGAACTTCACCGACGTCCAGGTGATGGTGGCCTACGGCGCCGACGGCATGATCGCCGCGATGCAGGCCGACCCGCTCCTGTCGAAGGTCCCCGCCGTGGCGAACGGCGCGATCGCCGTGATCGAGAGCGGATCGACGCTGTCCTCGGCCATCACCCCGACGCCGCTGAACATCGGCACGACCTACGGCGACGAGTACATCGGCCTCGTCGGTGCCGCGGCGGAGAAGGCCGCGTCCTGA
- a CDS encoding ABC transporter substrate-binding protein — protein sequence MDDVPPHPKNESENPVSLNRTTALTTVVAAGGVLLLSLSGCSSPAPTTTATTSADAPLASLVPAAFKDGIHVASGIYAPMVMRSDSGEWSGFDYDLGQALSAELGVPFTFEVQDFTSIIPSLQSKKHDIIMFGMNDTAKREEVLDFTDYFQAGLAILVEKGNPAGITSMSDLCGKSVAVAKGTTQAEFVASESAKCASGSITSIELPTENDAILAVKSGQAVADVFDAAPAAYTAQTSGDGKDFEVVHDPANPAGYGVAYTGIGVLKENADLTKALEAALQAVMDDGTYAELLAKYDLSDYGVPSATVNGATK from the coding sequence GTGGATGACGTCCCGCCCCACCCGAAGAACGAGAGCGAGAACCCCGTGTCCCTGAATCGCACCACCGCACTGACGACCGTCGTAGCCGCCGGCGGCGTCCTCCTGCTGAGCCTGTCGGGATGCAGTTCCCCGGCCCCCACGACGACCGCGACCACCAGCGCCGACGCCCCCTTGGCCTCGCTGGTCCCCGCCGCGTTCAAGGACGGCATCCACGTCGCCAGCGGCATCTACGCGCCCATGGTCATGCGCAGTGACAGCGGGGAGTGGAGCGGCTTCGACTACGACCTCGGTCAGGCCCTCTCCGCCGAGCTCGGCGTCCCGTTCACCTTCGAGGTGCAGGACTTCACCAGCATCATCCCGTCACTGCAGTCCAAGAAGCACGACATCATCATGTTCGGCATGAACGACACGGCCAAGCGCGAAGAGGTGCTCGACTTCACCGACTACTTCCAGGCGGGACTCGCGATCCTCGTCGAGAAGGGCAACCCCGCGGGCATCACGTCGATGAGCGACCTGTGCGGAAAGAGCGTCGCTGTCGCCAAGGGAACCACCCAGGCCGAGTTCGTGGCATCCGAATCGGCGAAGTGCGCGAGCGGCAGCATCACCTCGATCGAACTGCCGACCGAGAACGACGCCATCCTCGCGGTGAAGTCGGGTCAGGCCGTCGCCGACGTCTTCGACGCCGCGCCCGCCGCCTACACCGCCCAGACCAGCGGTGACGGCAAGGACTTCGAGGTCGTGCACGACCCGGCCAACCCCGCCGGCTACGGCGTCGCCTACACCGGTATCGGCGTGCTGAAGGAGAACGCCGACCTGACCAAGGCGTTGGAGGCGGCCCTGCAGGCCGTGATGGATGACGGGACCTACGCGGAACTGCTCGCCAAGTACGACCTGTCCGACTACGGCGTGCCCAGCGCCACCGTCAACGGCGCGACCAAGTGA
- a CDS encoding amino acid ABC transporter ATP-binding protein yields the protein MTATVPLVDARNVRKSFGTHHVLRGIDLQVDRGSVACLLGPSGSGKSTFLRCINHLESIDGGRILVDGDLIGYREHRGGLREMRPREVAAQRRNIGMVFQRFHLFAHMTALENIIEAPLRVAGARRAAAEAEARELLDRVGLADYAGHYPAQLSGGQQQRVAIARALAMHPQLMLFDEPTSALDPELVGDVLAVMRDLANEGMTMIVVTHEIGFAREVADTVVFMDGGVVVEAGAPAQVIGAPQHERTRAFIESVL from the coding sequence ATGACCGCCACCGTCCCCCTCGTCGACGCGCGCAACGTCCGCAAGAGCTTCGGCACGCATCACGTGCTGCGCGGCATCGACCTGCAGGTCGATCGCGGCAGCGTCGCGTGCCTTCTGGGCCCGTCGGGCTCGGGCAAGTCGACGTTCCTGCGCTGCATCAATCATCTGGAGTCGATCGACGGCGGGCGCATCCTCGTCGACGGCGACCTCATCGGCTACCGCGAGCACCGCGGCGGTCTGCGGGAGATGCGCCCGCGCGAGGTCGCCGCGCAGCGGCGCAACATCGGCATGGTCTTCCAGCGCTTCCATCTGTTCGCGCACATGACGGCCCTCGAGAACATCATCGAGGCGCCCCTGCGCGTCGCCGGAGCACGTCGAGCCGCTGCCGAGGCCGAGGCGCGCGAGCTCCTCGACCGGGTGGGGTTGGCCGATTACGCCGGGCACTATCCCGCGCAGCTGTCGGGCGGCCAGCAGCAGCGCGTCGCGATCGCGCGCGCACTGGCGATGCATCCGCAGCTGATGCTGTTCGACGAGCCGACCTCGGCACTGGACCCCGAACTCGTCGGAGACGTGCTCGCCGTCATGCGCGACCTGGCGAACGAGGGCATGACCATGATCGTCGTCACCCATGAGATCGGCTTCGCGCGAGAGGTCGCCGACACCGTGGTGTTCATGGACGGCGGAGTCGTGGTCGAGGCGGGTGCGCCCGCCCAGGTCATCGGCGCGCCGCAGCACGAGCGCACGCGCGCCTTCATCGAGAGCGTGCTGTGA
- a CDS encoding ABC-F family ATP-binding cassette domain-containing protein, with translation MLAVHDLEIRVGARVLMSDVSFRVSDGDKIGLVGRNGAGKTTLTKVLAGDLLPANGGVDRSGELGYLPQDPRSGDPEMLARTRILDARGLGSLALGMHEASMAMADDDPAVAAKAMKKYGNLTERFEAAGGYAAEAEAASIAHNLSLPDRILDQPLKTLSGGQRRRIELARILFSDAQTMILDEPTNHLDADSVVWLREFLKGYKGGLIVISHDVELVGETVNRVFYLDANRQVIDVYNMNWKNYLRQRVADEERRKKERVNVEKKATALQLQAARFGAKASKAAAAHQMVARAEKMLSGLDDVRQDERVAKLRFPKPAPCGKTPLMASGLSKSYGSLEIFTDVDLAIDRGSRVVILGLNGAGKTTLLRILAGVDKPDTGQLEPGHGLKIGYYAQEHENLDVNRSVLENMMSSAPHITATEARKVLGSFLFVGDDVLKPAGVLSGGEKTRLSLATLVVSSANMLLLDEPTNNLDPASREEILGALAHYEGAVVLVSHDEGAVEALNPERVLILPDGVEDIWGRDYADLITLA, from the coding sequence GTGCTCGCCGTGCACGACCTCGAGATCCGCGTGGGTGCCCGCGTGCTCATGTCCGACGTGTCGTTTCGCGTCTCCGACGGCGACAAGATCGGCCTCGTCGGGCGAAACGGTGCGGGCAAGACCACGCTGACCAAGGTGCTCGCCGGCGACCTGCTGCCCGCGAACGGCGGCGTCGACCGCTCGGGCGAGCTCGGCTACCTGCCGCAGGACCCCCGCTCGGGGGACCCCGAGATGCTCGCGCGTACGCGCATCCTCGACGCCCGCGGTCTCGGTTCGCTCGCTCTCGGCATGCACGAGGCGTCGATGGCCATGGCGGACGACGACCCGGCGGTCGCCGCGAAGGCGATGAAGAAGTACGGCAATCTCACCGAGCGCTTCGAGGCGGCGGGCGGCTATGCGGCGGAGGCCGAGGCGGCATCCATCGCCCACAACCTGTCGCTGCCCGACCGTATCCTCGACCAGCCGCTGAAGACCCTCTCGGGCGGTCAGCGCCGGCGCATCGAGCTCGCGCGCATCCTGTTCTCGGACGCGCAGACGATGATCCTCGACGAGCCGACCAACCACCTCGACGCCGACAGTGTCGTATGGCTGCGCGAGTTCCTCAAGGGGTACAAGGGCGGGCTCATCGTGATCTCGCACGACGTGGAGCTCGTCGGCGAGACGGTCAACCGCGTCTTCTACCTGGATGCCAACCGCCAGGTCATCGACGTCTACAACATGAACTGGAAGAACTACCTGCGCCAGCGCGTGGCCGACGAGGAGCGCCGCAAGAAGGAGCGCGTCAACGTCGAGAAGAAGGCCACGGCCCTGCAACTGCAGGCCGCGCGCTTCGGCGCGAAGGCGTCGAAGGCCGCCGCCGCGCACCAGATGGTCGCCCGCGCCGAGAAGATGCTGTCGGGCCTGGACGACGTGCGTCAGGACGAGCGGGTCGCCAAGCTCCGCTTCCCCAAGCCCGCACCGTGCGGCAAGACCCCGCTCATGGCATCCGGTCTGTCGAAGTCGTACGGGTCGCTGGAGATCTTCACCGACGTCGACCTCGCGATCGACCGCGGCTCGCGCGTCGTCATCCTGGGCCTGAACGGTGCGGGCAAGACGACGCTGCTGCGCATCCTCGCCGGCGTCGACAAGCCCGACACCGGGCAGCTCGAGCCCGGTCACGGCCTGAAGATCGGCTACTACGCGCAGGAGCACGAGAACCTCGACGTCAACCGCTCGGTGCTGGAGAACATGATGTCGTCGGCGCCGCACATCACGGCGACCGAGGCGCGCAAGGTGCTGGGGTCGTTCCTCTTCGTCGGGGACGACGTGCTCAAGCCCGCGGGTGTGCTCTCGGGCGGCGAGAAGACGCGTCTGTCGCTCGCGACGCTCGTGGTGTCGTCGGCCAACATGCTGCTGCTCGACGAGCCGACGAACAACCTCGACCCCGCCTCCCGCGAGGAGATCCTCGGCGCGCTCGCGCACTACGAGGGCGCCGTCGTGCTCGTCTCGCACGACGAGGGCGCCGTCGAGGCGCTGAACCCCGAGCGTGTGCTCATCCTCCCCGACGGCGTGGAAGACATCTGGGGCCGCGACTACGCGGACCTGATCACCCTGGCGTAG
- a CDS encoding FecCD family ABC transporter permease, protein MSTLAPAPTAPGDARPRRWGRRRAVGVTALVVVLVVAAILSVTFGARDVTPADVWAGLTGSTDTASAAAVAKRVPRTLLAIFVGGALAVSGAVLLQGATRNPLADPQILGINGGAGLAIVVGIAFFGLGSATSYIWVGMIGAAAAAVLVYAIGSLGRGGATPLRLALAGAVSAVAFSSLTSAILLPRINVMNDFRFWQIGGVGGATFETILQVLPFLLAGLVICLACASTLNTLALGDELAAGLGARVRTARLVSTGGAVVLCGAATAVAGPIGFVGLVIPHMIRLVVGVDHRWLLPVSALGGAALLTLGDIVGRVVARPDEIEVGIVTALVGAPFFIALVRRQRMRAL, encoded by the coding sequence ATGAGCACCCTCGCTCCAGCCCCCACCGCCCCCGGCGACGCCCGCCCGCGTCGCTGGGGGCGGCGCCGCGCCGTCGGTGTCACGGCGCTCGTCGTCGTCCTCGTCGTCGCCGCGATCCTGTCGGTCACGTTCGGGGCCCGCGATGTCACGCCGGCCGACGTCTGGGCCGGGCTCACCGGTTCCACCGACACCGCCTCGGCGGCCGCGGTCGCCAAGCGCGTTCCGCGCACTCTGCTCGCCATCTTCGTCGGCGGCGCCCTCGCGGTCTCGGGCGCGGTCCTGCTGCAGGGGGCCACGCGCAACCCCCTCGCCGACCCGCAGATCCTCGGCATCAACGGCGGCGCAGGACTCGCCATCGTCGTGGGCATCGCGTTCTTCGGGCTCGGTTCGGCGACGTCCTACATCTGGGTCGGCATGATCGGCGCCGCGGCGGCTGCGGTCCTCGTCTACGCGATCGGCTCGCTCGGCCGCGGCGGCGCGACACCTCTGCGTCTCGCGCTCGCCGGCGCTGTGAGCGCCGTGGCCTTCAGCTCGCTCACCAGCGCCATCCTTCTTCCGCGCATCAACGTCATGAACGATTTCCGTTTCTGGCAGATCGGCGGTGTGGGCGGCGCGACCTTCGAAACCATCCTTCAGGTGCTGCCCTTCCTCCTCGCCGGCCTGGTGATCTGCCTCGCGTGCGCCTCGACGCTGAACACCCTCGCCCTCGGCGACGAGCTCGCCGCGGGTCTGGGCGCGCGCGTCCGCACCGCACGGCTCGTCTCCACCGGCGGCGCCGTCGTCTTGTGCGGCGCCGCCACCGCGGTCGCCGGGCCCATCGGTTTCGTCGGTCTCGTCATCCCGCACATGATCCGCCTCGTGGTCGGCGTCGACCACCGCTGGCTGCTCCCGGTCTCTGCGCTCGGCGGGGCCGCCCTGCTCACTCTCGGCGACATCGTCGGCCGCGTCGTCGCGCGCCCCGATGAGATCGAAGTCGGCATCGTCACTGCGTTGGTCGGAGCTCCGTTCTTCATCGCCCTCGTGCGCCGCCAGAGGATGAGAGCGCTATGA
- the menC gene encoding o-succinylbenzoate synthase: protein MHLLSLDLLTLRLPLVSPFRTSFGVQTERTPLLVRVEAAVGDRTVVGWGECVALPRPVYSSEFLEGARHVIATELAPAIVTAQTEGHEVTAENVAGLFEHVRGNRMAKAAVEMAVIDAQLRASGRSFASWLGVDAVRVPSGVSVGIHESIPALLDAVGGYLDQGYRRVKLKIEPGWDVEPVRAVRERFGDIPLQVDANTAYRLGDAAHLRRLDPFELLLIEQPLGDEDLRQHAVLARELRTPVCLDESIVSAESAADAIALGATSVVNVKPGRVGGYVEARRVHDVARAHGIPVWCGGMLETGIGRAANAALAGLPGFTLTGDISASDRFYREDITEPITLDEDGYIAIPTAPGFGVEPDEDRIRAFTEHRKRVALG, encoded by the coding sequence ATGCACCTTCTCTCTCTCGACCTGCTCACCCTGCGCCTGCCGCTGGTGAGTCCCTTCCGCACGTCCTTCGGCGTGCAGACCGAACGCACTCCCCTGCTCGTCCGCGTCGAAGCCGCTGTCGGCGACCGCACCGTCGTCGGGTGGGGCGAATGCGTTGCGCTGCCCCGACCGGTCTACTCGTCCGAGTTCCTCGAGGGCGCCCGCCATGTCATCGCCACGGAACTCGCCCCGGCCATCGTGACCGCGCAGACCGAAGGGCACGAGGTCACCGCCGAGAACGTCGCGGGGCTCTTCGAGCACGTCCGCGGCAACCGCATGGCCAAGGCCGCGGTCGAGATGGCGGTGATCGACGCCCAGCTCCGCGCGAGCGGCCGCTCGTTCGCGTCATGGCTGGGAGTGGATGCCGTGCGCGTGCCGTCGGGGGTGAGTGTCGGCATCCACGAGTCGATCCCCGCGCTGCTCGACGCGGTCGGCGGGTACCTCGACCAGGGGTATCGCCGCGTGAAGCTGAAGATCGAGCCGGGGTGGGACGTCGAGCCCGTCCGCGCCGTCCGCGAACGCTTCGGCGACATTCCGCTCCAGGTCGACGCCAACACCGCCTACCGATTGGGCGACGCCGCGCATCTGCGCCGGCTCGACCCCTTCGAGCTGCTCCTCATCGAGCAGCCGCTCGGCGATGAGGATCTGCGCCAGCACGCCGTGCTGGCCCGCGAACTGCGCACCCCTGTGTGCCTGGACGAGTCGATCGTGTCGGCCGAGTCGGCGGCGGATGCCATCGCGCTCGGCGCCACCTCGGTCGTCAACGTCAAACCCGGCCGCGTCGGCGGTTACGTCGAGGCACGCCGCGTGCACGATGTGGCCCGTGCGCACGGGATTCCCGTCTGGTGCGGCGGCATGCTCGAGACGGGCATCGGGAGAGCGGCCAACGCCGCCCTGGCGGGCCTGCCCGGCTTCACGCTCACGGGCGACATCTCGGCATCCGACCGCTTCTACCGCGAAGACATCACCGAGCCGATCACTCTCGACGAGGACGGGTACATCGCGATCCCGACCGCTCCCGGCTTCGGCGTGGAGCCCGACGAGGATCGCATTCGAGCCTTCACCGAACACCGGAAGCGGGTGGCGTTGGGCTGA
- a CDS encoding PucR family transcriptional regulator, giving the protein MPLSDRLNADTGPQTLAALLGRVGPALLHRVGADGPDRPRSVDGAVAVRVVLHDPHDPLPEVAAAILLVPAVSVDDDLEPLLAHAASRGCPAVGVKLRGGDPEPLAARATQHGIALLAVDDAAAWEHVVSVLESALGASTSGDDQRGGDTLFALAQAAATSIGGAVSIEDLDRSVVAYSTVEGQRLDRLREEGILGRRVPDVAHNLERYRAVFASTRIERFPAVGDALPRTALAVRAGTRALGSIWVVDPPEGVSEAGERTLHEAASLAAIHMLRRRTSDEVRLHLRAEIVGGALEGRWSPRETHRRLALAPGAHLGLVAFATLGAGAEWLTILPYLSHALSRFVATFRPDAGVVETPSAVYVLLPEGGENAALRVAQQGIATLARGFRDQARAAVAGALGVDDLVAARREVDDILREVLADEALPRVCRLDDVRERVLVARVSEELSREERLRSSGVAALLRSDREQRTEYRASLLAWFEEQADVRAAAARLGVHPNTLRYRVRRAAEQFDLAIEHGPSRLGLWMQLRAAE; this is encoded by the coding sequence ATGCCGTTGTCTGATCGTCTCAACGCCGACACCGGCCCGCAGACTCTCGCGGCGCTGCTGGGCCGCGTGGGACCCGCTCTGCTCCACCGGGTGGGAGCCGACGGTCCCGACCGACCGCGCAGCGTCGACGGTGCCGTGGCTGTGCGGGTCGTTCTCCACGACCCGCACGACCCCTTGCCCGAGGTGGCGGCCGCGATCCTGCTGGTGCCCGCTGTGAGCGTCGACGACGACCTCGAGCCCCTTCTCGCGCACGCGGCGTCTCGGGGGTGCCCGGCGGTCGGGGTGAAGCTGCGCGGCGGCGACCCCGAGCCGCTCGCGGCGCGAGCCACCCAGCACGGCATCGCGCTGCTGGCGGTCGACGACGCCGCCGCGTGGGAGCACGTCGTCTCGGTGCTGGAGTCGGCCCTCGGAGCGTCGACCTCCGGAGACGACCAACGAGGCGGCGACACGCTGTTCGCTCTCGCGCAGGCTGCTGCCACGAGCATCGGCGGCGCGGTCTCGATCGAGGACCTCGACCGCAGTGTCGTGGCGTATTCGACGGTCGAGGGCCAGCGACTGGACCGGCTCCGCGAAGAGGGCATCCTCGGCCGGCGGGTGCCCGACGTGGCGCACAATCTCGAGCGCTACCGGGCCGTTTTCGCATCGACGCGAATCGAGCGATTCCCGGCGGTGGGTGATGCGCTGCCACGAACGGCGTTGGCCGTCAGAGCGGGCACGCGGGCGCTCGGCTCGATCTGGGTGGTCGATCCGCCCGAGGGCGTGAGCGAGGCCGGGGAACGGACCCTGCACGAGGCCGCGAGTCTGGCCGCCATCCACATGCTGCGCCGTCGGACGAGCGACGAGGTGCGCCTGCATCTGCGTGCCGAGATCGTGGGGGGAGCGCTCGAGGGACGCTGGTCACCGCGCGAGACCCACCGGCGTCTGGCGCTCGCGCCGGGCGCGCACCTCGGGCTCGTGGCGTTCGCCACGCTCGGTGCGGGTGCCGAGTGGTTGACGATCCTGCCGTACCTCTCGCACGCGCTCTCGCGGTTCGTCGCGACGTTCCGTCCCGATGCCGGTGTCGTCGAGACGCCCTCGGCGGTCTACGTGCTGCTTCCCGAGGGTGGCGAGAACGCCGCCCTCCGCGTGGCGCAGCAGGGCATCGCGACTCTCGCGCGCGGGTTTCGCGACCAGGCGCGTGCGGCCGTCGCGGGCGCCCTCGGCGTCGACGATCTCGTCGCCGCCCGCCGGGAGGTCGACGACATCCTGCGAGAGGTGCTCGCCGACGAGGCGCTGCCGCGCGTCTGCCGCCTCGACGACGTGCGCGAACGCGTGCTCGTGGCGCGGGTCAGCGAAGAACTCTCGCGCGAAGAAAGACTGCGTTCGAGCGGGGTGGCGGCTCTGCTGCGCAGCGACCGGGAGCAGCGTACCGAGTACCGCGCGTCGCTTCTGGCCTGGTTCGAGGAACAGGCCGACGTGCGGGCGGCCGCGGCGAGACTCGGCGTGCATCCCAACACCCTGCGGTACCGGGTGCGGCGGGCGGCCGAGCAGTTCGACCTCGCGATCGAACACGGCCCGTCTCGTCTGGGCCTGTGGATGCAGCTGCGCGCGGCCGAGTGA
- a CDS encoding SURF1 family cytochrome oxidase biogenesis protein: protein MTARTAPPAVRWAMYVGVAVLFAIACAFLSNWQFSRNAERSEQLQLVADNYDAPPVALGDLLAPGAELTPSDEWRPVRLRGQYLADEQLLVRNRAHGGSAAYEQLVPFRSDDGRTLLIDRGWLPPGNSQSLPDDIPAPPSGEVSIEVRLRPGEAAPTSGRTAEAGQVPTINLGLVAEQTGPLEPGAYGLLMSEDPAPANVPQSIDPPSNDPGPYLSYAIQWILFAIMGFGFLVYVIVNERKLRREDAEHEDDGEHDAAHGITAPPARPDEGRRRVDPVALHRARKRPKDRDADDEDALLDAR from the coding sequence CGCGCACGGCCCCTCCCGCGGTGCGATGGGCGATGTACGTCGGCGTCGCCGTGCTGTTCGCGATCGCCTGCGCGTTCCTGTCGAACTGGCAGTTCTCTCGTAACGCCGAGCGCAGCGAACAGCTGCAGCTCGTCGCCGACAACTACGACGCGCCGCCGGTCGCCCTCGGCGACCTGCTCGCACCCGGGGCCGAGCTCACGCCGTCCGATGAATGGCGCCCCGTCCGGCTGCGGGGGCAGTACCTCGCCGATGAACAGCTCCTGGTGCGCAACCGTGCGCACGGCGGGTCGGCGGCGTATGAGCAGCTCGTGCCGTTCCGTTCCGACGACGGCCGTACACTCCTGATCGATCGCGGCTGGCTCCCGCCCGGCAACAGCCAGTCGCTGCCCGACGACATCCCCGCGCCCCCGTCGGGCGAGGTGAGCATCGAGGTGCGCCTGCGTCCGGGCGAGGCGGCACCCACGTCGGGTCGCACCGCCGAAGCGGGCCAGGTGCCCACCATCAACCTGGGCCTGGTGGCCGAGCAGACCGGACCGCTCGAGCCCGGGGCCTACGGGCTGCTCATGTCGGAGGACCCGGCACCCGCGAACGTGCCGCAGAGCATCGACCCGCCCAGCAATGACCCCGGGCCGTATCTGTCGTACGCGATCCAGTGGATCCTGTTCGCCATCATGGGTTTCGGTTTCCTCGTGTACGTCATCGTCAACGAGCGCAAGCTCCGCCGAGAGGATGCCGAGCACGAGGACGACGGCGAGCACGACGCCGCACACGGCATCACCGCCCCTCCCGCGCGACCCGACGAGGGCCGCCGCCGGGTCGATCCCGTCGCCCTGCACCGCGCGCGCAAGCGCCCGAAGGATCGGGACGCCGACGACGAGGACGCGCTGCTCGACGCGCGGTGA
- a CDS encoding amino acid ABC transporter permease, which produces MTPSSTTTASGAASVDDVVATPVRHPLRWVAAAIVVLIFGAFAAAVWNNDNIQHDVIEKYLLAPPILEGVVTTVVITAVSMFLAIVLAVVLAVTRLSTNPVLRTFSWLYTWFFRGTPLLVQIVFWGYLGLLFENVMIGIPFTDIVLFSAPTSTVITPFVAGVLALGLNEAAYASEIVRAGLLSVDKGNREAALSLGMSEATTLRRIVLPQAMRVIIPPMGNETISMLKNSALLELIAVQELYTRATDISAQNLRQVELLVVVAVWYLILTSVLSIPQYYLERRFGRGIGRTLAPTPRQKAFALFDRIVARAQRARGTDADDAVPPTTGPLTAAVRLSPPSPADASAGQPADQPSPRSTKENTP; this is translated from the coding sequence GTGACCCCCTCGTCGACGACGACGGCGTCCGGCGCCGCGTCCGTCGACGACGTCGTCGCGACCCCGGTGCGGCATCCGCTGCGCTGGGTCGCGGCGGCGATCGTCGTCCTCATCTTCGGCGCGTTCGCCGCGGCCGTGTGGAACAACGACAACATCCAGCACGACGTCATCGAGAAGTACCTGCTGGCCCCGCCCATCCTGGAGGGCGTCGTCACCACCGTCGTCATCACCGCGGTCTCGATGTTCCTCGCGATCGTCCTGGCGGTGGTTCTCGCCGTCACCCGCCTGTCGACGAACCCGGTGCTGCGCACCTTCTCGTGGCTGTACACCTGGTTCTTCCGCGGCACGCCGCTGCTCGTGCAGATCGTGTTCTGGGGATACCTCGGCCTGCTGTTCGAGAACGTGATGATCGGCATCCCCTTCACCGACATCGTGCTCTTCTCCGCCCCGACGAGCACCGTCATCACCCCGTTCGTCGCCGGTGTCCTTGCGCTGGGGCTCAACGAGGCCGCCTACGCCTCCGAGATCGTGCGGGCAGGTCTCCTGTCCGTCGACAAGGGCAACCGCGAGGCGGCGCTGTCGCTCGGCATGAGCGAGGCGACCACCCTCCGGCGGATCGTGCTGCCGCAGGCGATGCGCGTGATCATCCCGCCGATGGGCAACGAGACCATCTCGATGCTGAAGAACAGCGCCCTGCTCGAACTCATCGCGGTGCAGGAGCTGTACACCCGCGCCACCGACATCTCGGCGCAGAACCTGCGTCAGGTCGAGCTGCTCGTCGTCGTCGCCGTCTGGTACCTCATCCTCACCTCGGTCCTGTCGATCCCGCAGTACTACCTCGAGCGCCGGTTCGGCCGCGGGATCGGCCGCACCCTCGCCCCGACGCCCCGGCAGAAGGCGTTCGCGCTCTTCGACCGCATCGTGGCGCGCGCACAGCGCGCACGGGGGACGGATGCCGATGACGCGGTGCCCCCGACGACGGGGCCGCTCACGGCGGCCGTCCGCTTGTCGCCCCCGTCGCCCGCCGACGCGTCGGCCGGCCAGCCGGCCGACCAGCCCTCCCCGCGCTCGACGAAGGAGAACACCCCATGA